The genomic region CAACCGCCTCGGCTGGCGCTTGCAACTGCCTGTGTTCGGGCAAATGTACCGCGCAATGAGTTTGGATCACCGGGATACGGGCGACAGCGACCCGGTAGACGCCGACTACTCCACTGCCGACCAGGCCGATGACGCCGCTGCACTTTTGCGGGCCGTGAACGCTGCACCCGCGCATATCGTGGGAATCAGCATGGGCGGGTTCGTGGGGCTCAATCTGGCAGTGAGGCACCCGGAATTGGTGCGGAGCCTGACGTTGGTGGCAACTTCGGCGGGCGGTGCGGGCCACGTGCACCCCGACCCAGCCGGACTGGAAGCCCTGCGCCCCGATTTCACCCTGACTCCCGGTGAACGCGCCCGGCGCACCTATAGTCTGATGATGTCTCCCGATTTCGTGGCGGCACGGCCCGACACCCTGGATGCCATTGCCGCCGGAGCCTCCTACCGCCCGCTGACACCTGAACGCTACGCC from Deinococcus sp. QL22 harbors:
- a CDS encoding alpha/beta fold hydrolase, encoding MPQQTSQTHPHIPAPKRVSVGGHSLAYDEITPADPQGNVLFLTGLGSNRLGWRLQLPVFGQMYRAMSLDHRDTGDSDPVDADYSTADQADDAAALLRAVNAAPAHIVGISMGGFVGLNLAVRHPELVRSLTLVATSAGGAGHVHPDPAGLEALRPDFTLTPGERARRTYSLMMSPDFVAARPDTLDAIAAGASYRPLTPERYARQFRSTRTHDVTGELAGLKVPTLVLHGNADPLVRYENGQHLAAQIPGAEFVTYEGAGHIPTLERLNDFNREVLAFMGKH